A window of the Cannabis sativa cultivar Pink pepper isolate KNU-18-1 chromosome X, ASM2916894v1, whole genome shotgun sequence genome harbors these coding sequences:
- the LOC115702746 gene encoding ammonium transporter 2 member 3: MSNNYSDIIINDNNNITLVLLPKGLWATESSPEWLNKGDNSWQLTATTMVGMQSVPGLVILYGSMVKRKWAVNSAFMALYGFATVLICWVLWGHHMSFGSKWTPFVGKPGLALSEKFLLGQFSKFGFVPMADFVYYEFVFAAITVILVAGSLLGRMNFYAWMMFVPLWVSLSYSVGAFSVWCEDGFLHDVIIDYAGGYVIHLSSGVAGFTAAYWVGPRLSDDRRHFPPNNIIHMLGGAGFLWLGWAGFNGGSPFAANMIASIAILNTHICTATSLLVWVSMDMIVYKKSSVIGAVQGMITGLVCITPGAGIVDPWAAGIMGILSGSIPWYTMMVLHKKSVIFQSVDDTLGVFHTHAVAGLLGGLLSGVFAQTDLLEMMYGSSVRFAVSNGKPGGWFKQLGYQLEGAVFITVWNVVITSLICLLISRVVNLRMSEEDLEIGDDAVHGEEVYALWGDGERAPSSHRRWQMRPRIPSIIRLRRN, encoded by the exons ATGAGTAATAATTACAGTGACATTattattaatgataataataacataACATTAGTATTATTACCAAAGGGATTATGGGCAACAGAGTCATCACCAGAATGGTTAAACAAAGGAGACAATTCATGGCAGCTCACAGCAACCACTATGGTGGGGATGCAGAGTGTTCCGGGGCTAGTGATACTCTACGGAAGCATGGTGAAGCGAAAATGGGCGGTGAACTCGGCTTTCATGGCGCTCTATGGTTTCGCGACAGTGTtaatatgttgggttttgtgggGTCATCATATGTCATTTGGTTCGAAATGGACACCTTTTGTTGGAAAGCCAGGGTTGGCATTGAGTGAGAAGTTTTTGTTGGGACAATTTTCCAAGTTTGGATTTGTCCCAATGGCGGATTTTGTGTATTATGAGTTTGTTTTCGCGGCGATTACAGTTATTTTGGTTGCAGGGTCTTTGCTTGGGAGGATGAATTTTTATGCTTGGATGATGTTTGTGCCACTTTGGGTTAGTTTGAGTTATAGTGTTGGAGCTTTTAGTGTTTGGTGTGAAGATGGGTTTCTTCATGATGTTATTATTGATTATGCTGGTGGTTATGTTATTCATTTATCTTCTGGTGTTGCTGGTTTCACTGCTGCTTATTGG GTGGGTCCTAGATTGTCAGATGATAGGAGACACTTTCCCCCAAACAACATAATTCACATGTTGGGAGGTGCAGGGTTTCTATGGCTAGGGTGGGCAGGCTTCAATGGTGGTTCACCATTTGCAGCTAacatgatagcatcaatagccATTCTCAACACCCATATATGTACTGCAACCAGCCTCCTGGTCTGGGTTTCCATGGACATGATAGTCTACAAGAAAAGCTCTGTGATTGGGGCTGTTCAGGGCATGATCACTGGCCTGGTCTGTATCACCCCTGGTGCAG GGATTGTGGATCCATGGGCAGCTGGAATAATGGGAATATTGTCTGGTTCAATACCATGGTATACAATGATGGTTTTGCATAAAAAATCAGTGATTTTCCAAAGTGTGGATGACACTTTAGGGGTCTTCCATACACACGCGGTTGCTGGCCTATTGGGAGGTCTGCTTTCCGGTGTCTTTGCTCAAACCGATCTTCTGGAAATGATGTACGGTTCGAGTGTGAGATTTGCTGTCTCAAATGGAAAACCAGGAGGATGGTTTAAACAGTTGGGGTACCAGTTGGAAGGAGCAGTTTTCATAACAGTTTGGAATGTAGTAATTACCTCATTAATTTGCCTCTTGATTAGTCGAGTAGTTAATCTGAGGATGAGTGAAGAGGATTTGGAGATCGGTGATGATGCTGTGCACGGCGAAGAAGTATATGCTCTTTGGGGTGATGGTGAAAGAGCACCGAGCTCACATCGCCGTTGGCAAATGCGCCCTCGAATCCCTTCCATCATCCGCCTCCGCCGCAATTGA
- the LOC115702654 gene encoding bifunctional nuclease 2: protein MVAGAGAQLSFRTATGMGIFFSDQTSNVTPSMMITSSSSSSSSSCSFQLAFRTKRCRFRYNRNPILILCKSSSSSSGSRSTNNGGGGGGDPDRDDYVEASLLLSETLSHHRMRRRGFKEDTWRPSQQSSLPKKFPFSVQRKEFRPDFNLISQSFLNRFQNPTLFLKISCDGDFLLPIVVGEFAIEKLVDSTWVDGKENSPNQFQFMRNLVEKLGYEVNMVKITERVVNTYFARLYFSKPGEKDILSVDARPSDAINVAHRCKAPIYVNKHIVVTDAIRISYGMGRVRDTKSIYDVSLDSAVEGPDFLSQELVLVKNIDLAVKEERYKDAAMWKDKLLQFRKSIHS from the exons ATGGTCGCCGGCGCCGGAGCTCAGTTAAGTTTCCGAACAGCTACCGGAATGGGGATCTTCTTCTCCGATCAAACTAGTAATGTCACTCCTTCGATGATGAtcacttcatcatcatcatcttcttcttctagtTGTTCGTTTCAGTTGGCTTTTCGTACCAAACGGTGTCGTTTTCGTTACAACAGAAACCCTATTCTCATTCTCTgtaaatcttcttcttcttcctctggcTCTAGATCTACTAATAAtggcggtggtggtggtggtgatccTGATCGGGATGATTATGTTGAAGCTTCCTTACTCCTTTCAg AAACCTTGTCGCACCACCGTATGCGGAGGCGTGGTTTTAAGGAAGATACATGGCGACCTTCGCAACAATCGAGTCTTCCTAAAAAGTTTCCTTTTTCTGTTCAGAGGAAGGAATTCCGACCTGATTTTAATCTCATTAGCCAAAGCTTTCTTAATCGGTTTCAAAATCCAACTTTATTTCTAAAGATTTCTTGTGATGGTGACTTTTTGCTCCCAATTGTTGTAG GTGAGTTTGCTATTGAGAAACTGGTAGATTCTACCTGGGTAGATGGAAAAGAG AATTCTCCAAACCAGTTTCAATTTATGAGAAATCTTGTGGAGAAGCTTGGTTATGAA GTAAATATGGTAAAAATTACAGAAAGAGTGGTCAATACTTACTTTGCCAGATTATATTTTAGTAAG CCAGGGGAAAAGGACATTCTTAGTGTGGATGCTCGTCCCTCTGATGCCATAAATGTGGCACATAGATGCAAG GCACCCATATATGTAAATAAACATATTGTGGTAACAGATGCTATTAGAATTAGCTATGGAATGGGCAGAGTGCGTGATACAAAATCTATTTATGATGTATCTCTTGACAG TGCTGTAGAGGGTCCTGATTTTTTATCTCAGGAACTTGTTTTGGTGAAGAATATTGACTTAGCTGTCAAAGAGGAAAGATACAAAGATGCAG CTATGTGGAAAGACAAATTATTGCAATTTCGAAAGTCAATTCACAGCTAG
- the LOC115702655 gene encoding ankyrin repeat domain-containing protein, chloroplastic, with protein sequence MLPSTLLNPHSSQLFSLLPSTHLSLSSLSSTPSSSSLKFPRKFQSFSPSFQSSSFIQEDDDEEEEDYVIGDCVVFEEGIFEDPFLKEEAQPKKESSAIRPENLVPDKWREVQAEINITKKERRKIAQELQFGTRVEMKRKGLQPLRNVNLEDYLSYRQAKLAQLKPLVLDDPSSSLIETEIEEEENGVKGSNGSSLSGHGRVLPKNPRWAVYGKGLDDVTQFFNSGNYDPSQKQSEGPRKLFTKEEKILLNKRVPDLKSATCEKWLPLHTLAASGEFYFVDAAIKHGADVNAVDKDGWTAIHKAILGKKQAVTNYLLREDANPFVCDKDGATLMHYAVRTASSQAIKILLLYNVDINTQDNDGWTPLHLAVQARRTDVVKLLLIKGADKTLKNKNGLTPLDICLCSGRDRRTYELIKLLKLFPKHKNSGP encoded by the exons ATGCTACCTTCAACTCTCCTAAACCCACACTCTTCCCAGCTCTTCTCTCTCCTCCCCTCCACACATCTTTCTCTctcatcattatcatcaaccCCATCATCTTCTTCACTCAAATTCCCAAGAAAGTTTCAATCTTTCTCCCCATCTTTCCAATCCTCTAGCTTCATtcaagaagatgatgatgaagaagaagaagattatgTTATTGGAGACTGCGTTGTATTCGAGGAAGGAATATTCGAAGACCCTTTTCTCAAAGAagaagctcaacccaaaaaaGAATCTTCAGCAATTAGACCAGAGAATTTGGTCCCAGATAAATGGAGAGAGGTTCAAGCAGAGATTAATATTACCAAGAAAGAAAGGAGAAAAATTGCTCAGGAATTACAGTTTGGTACTCGTGTAGAGATGAAGAGGAAAGGGTTACAACCTTTGAGGAATGTTAATTTGGAGGATTACTTGTCTTATCGTCAAGCTAAGTTAGCTCAGTTGAAACCCCTTGTTTTGGATGACCCTTCTTCTTCATTGATTGAGACTgagattgaagaagaagagaatggAGTTAAAGGGTCAAATGGGTCTTCTTTGAGTGGACATGGACGTGTTTTGCCTAAGAATCCAAGGTGGGCTGTGTATGGTAAGGGTTTGGATGATGTTACTCAGTTCTTCAATAGTGGGAATTATGACCCTTCTCAGAAGCAATCTGAAG GGCCCCGGAAGTTGTTTACAAAGGAGGAGAAAATTCTTCTAAATAAGCGGGTACCTGATCTGAAATCTGCTACCTGT GAAAAATGGTTACCTCTTCATACTCTAGCTGCATCGGGAGAATTTTACTTTGTCGATGCTGCAATAAAACACGGTGCTGATGTTAATGCTGTGGATAAG GATGGTTGGACTGCTATTCACAAAGCAATACTCGGGAAAAAACAGGCTGTTACAAACTATCTTCTGAGGGAAGATGCAAACCCTTTCGTTTGTGATAAA GATGGAGCGACATTGATGCATTATGCTGTCCGAACAGCTTCGAGTCAAGCAATTAAAATTCTCCTCTTGTATAATGTCGATATAAACACTCAGGACAAT GATGGATGGACACCGTTACATCTCGCTGTTCAAGCACGAAGAACAGATGTTGTGAAGCTCTTATTGATCAAAGGAGCTGATAAGACCTTAAAAAACAAG AATGGATTGACTCCTCTTGATATATGTCTGTGTTCGGGTCGGGACAGGCGCACTTACGAGCTAATCAAGCTTCTAAAGCTCTTCCCTAAGCATAAAAATTCAGGTCCATGA